A window from Raphanus sativus cultivar WK10039 unplaced genomic scaffold, ASM80110v3 Scaffold2797, whole genome shotgun sequence encodes these proteins:
- the LOC130505997 gene encoding putative zinc finger CCCH domain-containing protein 9, whose protein sequence is MSDGENSVMEIEEAKKTDTRTESTSIEETEGHATDLRTRESYGRTDRRRERDPRSSGEKMVKENATQTSEYPARTGVGDSYYYLKNGRCGFRLSCRFNHPPVSGNTKKDYFTVSY, encoded by the exons ATGAGCGATGGAGAGAACTCGGTGATGGAAATCGAAGAGGCTAAAAAAACTGATACAAGAACAGAGTCGACATCCATAGAAGAAACAGAG GGACACGCTACGGATTTGAGGACGAGGGAATCTTATGGAAGGACTGATCGGAGACGAGAAAGAGATCCAAGATCCTCGGGAGAAAAGATGGTAAAG GAGAATGCAACTCAGACGAGTGAATATCCAGCTCGCACCGGTGTAGGAGATAGTTACTATTACCTAAAAAACGGTCGTTGTGGCTTTAGACTAAGTTGCAGATTCAACCATCCACCGGTGAGTGGGAACACAAAGAAAGATTACTTTACTGTGTCTTATTAG